In one window of Clupea harengus chromosome 4, Ch_v2.0.2, whole genome shotgun sequence DNA:
- the ttpal gene encoding alpha-tocopherol transfer protein-like — protein sequence MAEGNGCMEGTPTPGVPQPSNGGFPGPPPPNYSCTLSPSLEAKAREELQEKPEWRLRDVQALRDMVLKEHPHLRTRLDDAFLLRFLRARKFDYDRALQLLLNYHASRRAWPEVFHDLRPSTVRHVLERGVLTVLPQPDNHGRYILCLRPGKWRQNDYPFVDNIRAIYLTLEKLIEAEQTQVNGLVILVDYSGVGLSQASNPGPFLAKKVVGILQDGFPIRIKAVNIINEPRIFKGIFAIIKPFLKEKMAERYVLHGSDMSSLHRSIPRTVLPEQYGGVAGQLDTATWTQTLLDAEENFVVEFCQPEPLEGGVLPDSMLFDGEHGGAQGEDTFRSLRSQLYYCY from the exons ATGGCTGAAGGCAATGGATGTATGGAGGGAACCCCGACCCCAGGAGTACCACAGCCCAGTAATGGGGGGTTCCctggcccccctccccccaattACTCGTGCACGCTGAGTCCATCCCTGGAGGCTAAAGCCCGTGAAGAGCTGCAGGAGAAGCCAGAATGGCGTTTGCGCGATGTACAAGCTCTTCGGGACATGGTGCTGAAGGAGCACCCACACCTGCGCACGCGGCTGGATGATGCATTCCTGCTTCGCTTCTTGCGAGCCAGGAAGTTTGACTACGACCGTGCTCTGCAGTTGCTGCTAAACTATCATGCCAGCCGTCGTGCCTGGCCAGAGGTTTTTCATGACCTTCGACCCTCAACGGTTAGGCACGTGCTGGAGCGAGGTGTCCTCACGGTGCTGCCACAGCCAGACAACCATGGCCGCTATATACTTTGCCTCAGGCCAG GGAAGTGGAGGCAAAATGATTACCCATTTGTGGACAACATCCGGGCGATCTACCTGACCCTGGAGAAGCTGATTGAAGCAGAGCAGACGCAGGTGAATGGCCTGGTGATCCTGGTGGATTACAGTGGCGTGGGGCTGTCTCAGGCGTCAAACCCTGGACCCTTCCTGGCTAAGAAGGTGGTGGGGATCCTGCAG GATGGTTTTCCTATCAGAATAAAAGCTGTGAATATCATCAATGAGCCGCGCATCTTTAAGGGGATTTTTGCCATCATCAAGCCTTTCCTGAAGGAGAAGATGGCTGAGAGG TATGTTCTCCACGGTTCTGACATGTCTTCTCTGCACCGGAGCATCCCCCGTACGGTGCTGCCTGAACAGTACGGTGGCGTGGCTGGCCAGCTGGACACGGCGACCTGGACCCAGACGCTGCTGGATGCTGAGGAGAACTTTGTGGTGGAGTTCTGCCAGCCGGAGCCCCTGGAGGGAGGGGTCCTGCCAGACTCCATGCTCTTTGACGGGGAGCACGGCGGGGCTCAGGGAGAGGATACCTTCAGGAGCTTGCGCTCTCAGctctactactgctactga
- the pkig gene encoding cAMP-dependent protein kinase inhibitor gamma has product MMDVEASYSEFISGDRTGRRNAVPDITEEAQEVGTSDLSKDMAQMDLKPTEAASTAAPPPEAEASGSQGSQGNNGPS; this is encoded by the exons atgatgGACGTGGAGGCATCATACTCCGAATTTATCAGTGGTGACCGCACAGGCCGCAGAAACGCTGTTCCTGACATCACAGAGGAGGCTCAGGAAGTGGGCACCAGCGACCTTAGCAAGGACATGGCCCAAATGGACCTCAaacccacag aGGCAGCCTCCACTGCGGCTCCACCTCCAGAGGCAGAGGCATCCGGAAGCCAGGGGTCGCAGGGGAACAACGGACCTTCCTAA